TGTCGTTGACATCGATGAAGCAGCTGAGGACCAGAGCGCAGGCGCAGACGAAGCGAGCGCAGAACTATCGCGGTCTGACAACAGTGATGACGTAGACGAAGACGACAAACAAGCACAACAAAGTTCTGATGAAGACAACAAGAACGCTTCTGACGACAGTCCTTCTAAGAATGCCTCCGATGACGAAGACGAAGAACCGAAAGGTCGTAACGACCAATCTAAGAACGTTGTAGTTGATGATAATGTTGTTGATGATCAAGTAGTGAGGAAAGCTCACGAGGCACATCGTCACGCGCACGCCGTGTCTAAGAGTGAAGTTGACGAAGAACTGAGCGACGTGGATGTAGGCGTCAGTAGGAAGGTACACGCTCCGGACAGTCACGCTAGATCACACGCTGACGATGTTGAAGCGAGGCAGGAGCAAGAAGAGAGTTCCAAAAATGTTCCCGAAGATAGTCAATCGAAAAATGTAGAAGAAACCCACTCAAAAAAAGAGCACGCACATAGCAGAAGTAACGTCGATGACGTACAGGCCAGGAAGGATCAAGACGAGTCAGTTCAGGAAGTGAGACATTCTAAGCACGTGGACGAGAGCCCCTCCAGAGTCGACGACGTACAACAGAGACATAAAGTAGAACAAGAAGCACGCAAAAACAAAGGAAGGAAGGGTCACCACGAACACGAACATTACAGACACAACGCCGAGTACTCCAAGTACTCCTACATCGACGGAGACTCTGACGAGGACCAGTCCGAGGAGGCTCAGAGCAGACAAGCCGACGATCAACACAAGAGAGCGAGCAAGCACGGTGAGGTTGATGATGAAGGCAAACATGTGCGCAACCAGGACACTTCCGAGGAACAGAGGAAAGGCAACCAGAATGAATACAGACAACAAAGTGACCTACAACACGACGCTCAGAGCAAGCACGCTCACGACGTCGCCGCCGACCATCTGAGGAAGACTCAGTCTCAAAGCAAACAACAAGACGCCGACGACTCTCAGAGCAAAACTGTTGACGACGAACAAGGCGACGTTGAAATACAACAGAGAAGTGACGACGTCGACGACAAACAAGCTGAAGAACAGGACGGCGCTAGGAAAAGTCAACAGAGTGAAGGAGACAGCGATAGTTCCGACGATGAAAAGAGAAATAGTAAAAACCAGAGTAAACAACAGAAAGACAGCTCCGAGGAACTAGAGAGGAACGCGAGTGACAGTGAGAGTAACTCGGACGAACCGCAGAGACAAGCTGACAGCGAGGGTTCAGACGAACACGACCAAAGACATAGTAAGAGTCAGAGCAAACAACAGAAGAACGGCTCAGAACAGCAAAGTGATGAAGAACAGCAGAGGAAGGGAAGCCAGAAGAGGAAGGGAGACAGCAATATCTCTGACGAAGAACAGAACAGAGAAGGCGATAgtgaaaacaaacaacaagaaTCTGAGGACATAGAGGAACAATCAAAGAACGTTGAGAATGTGAGGAGATTAGGAGACCGACAAGTGTTGAGTCACGCCGAGGACGTGCCGGAGAGTCGCGCCGGCGACTCTGACGAGAGCGATGATGAGAGCAGCCAGAAACGTAAGGGACAGGCAGACAGCAAAAACGCTTCTAACAAGAATGTTGAAGAAATCGAATTGAATGAACGCAGTGAAGATAATCAAGAAGAAGTTAGAAATCAAGACCAAGTAGAAGAGAGTGAAGTAGAAGTTGAGGCTCGTGACGATCAGGAACAAGAAGCTAAGAACAGTGAACAACCAGAGAGTAGAGGACAACAGGACGCCGAGAGTAAGGAGGGCAGCGACAATGTTGTCGACGACCAAAGTAAGAAGGCGCAAGAGAAATCAAGAAACGTTGAAC
Above is a window of Anticarsia gemmatalis isolate Benzon Research Colony breed Stoneville strain chromosome 30, ilAntGemm2 primary, whole genome shotgun sequence DNA encoding:
- the LOC142985514 gene encoding uncharacterized protein LOC142985514, coding for MNAIFALCLLSLQAASLWCRSVDVRASSPSLPAPSSESDSDEAWREVQPSVRAPASRNNIAELLLPLIERGLSAERRPMRSKKVIQVLPIHGSKESRSQTWPRLNSRKKHVVEITPLRSKGRDGKPLAYILSPAKPGLRRAKYDRHHAAHDHKEHAKLAARQEDSASDEVIEDLSASLSVEARSAERGAGDDTDLPNRQQHISSDESDEQSSEEHNADSASDEYLSIEEQSENADDENASDGSDEASEEASSRVVDIDEAAEDQSAGADEASAELSRSDNSDDVDEDDKQAQQSSDEDNKNASDDSPSKNASDDEDEEPKGRNDQSKNVVVDDNVVDDQVVRKAHEAHRHAHAVSKSEVDEELSDVDVGVSRKVHAPDSHARSHADDVEARQEQEESSKNVPEDSQSKNVEETHSKKEHAHSRSNVDDVQARKDQDESVQEVRHSKHVDESPSRVDDVQQRHKVEQEARKNKGRKGHHEHEHYRHNAEYSKYSYIDGDSDEDQSEEAQSRQADDQHKRASKHGEVDDEGKHVRNQDTSEEQRKGNQNEYRQQSDLQHDAQSKHAHDVAADHLRKTQSQSKQQDADDSQSKTVDDEQGDVEIQQRSDDVDDKQAEEQDGARKSQQSEGDSDSSDDEKRNSKNQSKQQKDSSEELERNASDSESNSDEPQRQADSEGSDEHDQRHSKSQSKQQKNGSEQQSDEEQQRKGSQKRKGDSNISDEEQNREGDSENKQQESEDIEEQSKNVENVRRLGDRQVLSHAEDVPESRAGDSDESDDESSQKRKGQADSKNASNKNVEEIELNERSEDNQEEVRNQDQVEESEVEVEARDDQEQEAKNSEQPESRGQQDAESKEGSDNVVDDQSKKAQEKSRNVEQNPSESKTDNIDDSRVENVQSQDKQDNAEVDVSLDKTADALLRSEDLENIKTILDELQQQSTSQPEYERNDIVITQQDGLNKLWEPQSRNIIELIQARDGHDARCDDAQSDNTDHHSHEHKSYRLSFLFNK